The Xiphophorus maculatus strain JP 163 A chromosome 5, X_maculatus-5.0-male, whole genome shotgun sequence nucleotide sequence GCTCCGGTCCAGATGAAGACACAGGAAGAGAAACACGACAGGATGACCAATAAAAGTTTATCTATTCTAAATGAAGGCTTCAGAGAAACTGGAATGAGACTGGAGCCTGTAGTAGAGGGAGGTGAACGGGGCGGGAAGGGAAGGCTCAGGTTTCCACTTCTTGGAGTTTTTGGTGGGTGGCATCAATCTGCTGTGCAAGTGGACTCTGACCCGGGTCTGTTTTATGGATCTGTAAGAAGTGAACGTACAGCCGGATCGGAACCGGTCCAGAATCAGTTTGCTGTCTGACCATGAGTCCATTCTGCTAATGGAGGATAACTGCCTCGTTAGCAAGCCTGTGTTATGGTGAGTTATATGCAGGACCTTAACTAGGTTTTTGGATCaaagaatgtatttatttctggtGACTAATGTTGAATTTGAAGGCTATAAGAGGCTTCTGGACAAAACAGTGATTTGTTGCAGAGTGTGCAGAGCATTGTAAGAGTATCGGGttgagaaacaggaaaaaaataaattaatactcCCCCTATTTTTGAATCAGAATTGATCTTGTCTTTTGTcttcgtttttttctttttttccctcttatgTATATAGACGTGTTTGTTGTGATCATGTATCTTCTCGCCAGTGTGGGCGCTCTCGTGTCTCTGTGGGTCTAACAGGGAGAACGAGTTTCCTGGCTCTGCGCATGCGCGGCTCAGAATAAACGAGCTCTTGCCAGAGTAACGTTGCATCAACTTGTTTCCTCTGTGATCCACAGATTCTTCTGCCTGTGCATCACTGGCTCAGATTCTCCTAGATCTGGTGCCGGTAACATAAGCaaacaaagatgtaaaaaaacaaagagctctCAGTATCTGAGACTCGAGAACTACTGTTCATGATAAAGAGATGTTCAAGAGAATCGGACTGTTCGTGAACGTCAcatattttcattagaaaaCAGCTTATTCCAGTTTTCCCAGACTGGTTCCCTTTAAGTCAGCCCTACTTTGTACCACTATGGGTCCCACAGTGACTCCAGGAGGGGCTTTAACTAAACCACTTCTAAACCTCAGCAtgtgcttttaaataattacaagTTTCAGGAATCAGAAACTTGTATTATAAACTGAAGGAGGCTGACCAAACAAAAACTCCCAGATATAACTGATtgattatgaaaagaaaaatgaagatttattaaaagcaaaatgcagatataaaaacagcaacacttcaaaacaaactttaattaaagCAACAACCAACAAAACCATATTTTTATCAACGTTCTAAGCTTTAATATGAGCAGATAAACATGACCAACATATAATTAGGGATTAGATATGAAGATATTAAAATACAGTAGGAGAGTACAGTCTCTGCAGGTGTTGATGCTGCGCTCTGTTACAACCTTATATGGACTTCCTCTCTGCTTCTTCTGGTTTCACTCCAACCGTCTCCTTGGTTACGGGTCGTGGTAAACTGGGTTCATGACTCCTCTATGGTTGACCTTGACTGGTTCCAGGTGAATCTTCTCTGTGACCTCTGCTGGACGTGAACTGAAGCAGCTGCATCCAAATAGTCTGAAGGACAGagggctgacctctgacctttcagCTTCTTTATGCAGCACAAGCTGGTATTGTTGTGATTCTTTAACATTTCATAACAGTTTACAATTCTTCTCACTACCTGCAGTCTTTATAACTCAGAGACTCAATATGTacaaacagtatttattttgtgttatttttatggttatatttttgcaaataaattttttacCTTCATTTTGGTGAAATGCAGCATtggatatttttagtttttctgtccgactcttttttttatgtacagtaaTTGAATGACAACAATGCACCAAAAGCAGATTGGTTAATTACAGATCAATGCATTGATCAATGATCGATCAATCCATACTCACTCTGTGATCTCAATAGCATTTCTCATCTCCATCATTTCTACAGGATCagatagttttgtgttttttttcatagttttcaGGGTTctggataaaaaacaaaaaatacaaaaacaaaagtttcaaaatgcagaaaatcaaGAAGAACATAAACATTTGACCCAACTGATGAAATGTTCCTACAGATTTACCTTCTAAAAGTAATCAGGACAAGCATAGAAATCAGGATCAATAGAGCCAACCTGCAGGTGATCGTTGACATTGGTTGACCTAAAATATTAGAAGAAACAAGAATATTAATATTGATCTGATATTGATCCAACAAATGAGTCTTCCTGGAAGACAAGTCTTCATGATTTCCTTAACAAAGTTCAttgttcaaattattattattgctttgtttgtttagtttcttgCAAGCTAATCCAGTCATTTGAATTCTTGCTATGAAATGTGATAAATTAGTTAATTTCTAATCATTAATTTCTGGCTTCCTCTCTATTGAtattagagaaaaaatatgtttttctattgtttgttttttgaatgaTTTGCGGTTTCACCTCTAAAAGTACTTCAGAGACAGAAGACGAGATTATGTAGACTTCAGgcttaaataaagtaaaatcaaaacaattagTTGACTGTTTTATCCTAAAGTAAAGGAGTCAACTTTACCTTTGACTGAGCCAAGAAAACACTGGATTactggaaataataaaaatacttaatctTGTATCTTGTTTCACCAATAACATGTGATAGTTAAATTTGCTCAGGCAACGTACAGAATTAATTAATGTAACTAAATGCAAAGATAGAAGGGTCAGtagaaaaaacaatattttcaataaatgatatatacagtatatatatatatatatatatatatatatatatatatatatatatatatatatatatatatatatatatatatatatatatatatatatatactgtacacagatacacacataTAGGAGAAATATTTACCTGGCACAACAGTCACAGATACAGAGGTGTTATGATGTCCTATCTTGTTCTGGACTTTACAGTAATAGTTCCCTCTGTGTTCATTTTGTATGTTGGTGATGGTGAAGTGTTCTCCTGAAGCTTTTTGTGCCTTCTCTCCCTCCTTGTACCAGGTGTAGTTAGCTGCTGGGTTAGCATCACTGCTACATGTCAGAGTCACGGAGCTACCCACCACGATGTCACCAGACGGACTCTGAGACACTGAAGGAGATCTGGGAGCATCTGCAAGAAAAAGTAGGAGTTGTGTTTGTTACTTTtataataatgtcaaaatataaagttaataagTGGAAGACATTCTTTAATGTGCGACTGCGTACATTTAACATCAACATTGACTGTTGAGTTGTTTTGTCCCATCTTGTTTATGGCTGTACAGTAATATTGCCCAGAATCCATCGACTTGATGGAGTCGaaggtcagatttttatttgattccaggagtttgtggtttttttccCTGTACCAGGTGTAGTTAGCTGCTTGGTTAGCATTACTAGTACAGGTCAGAGTCCAGATGTCCAGAGTCAACTTCCTGTCATGACTTTCTGATTAGTCAAGCTAGGATAATTACATCTGCAAGAATTAAttcttgcaaaaataattcTTGACAAATcttttgtgaaaaagttaaagaaaatgttgaaccTTCAAACGGTTCAACCTTTGCTTCTACAGAACCAACAGTAAGTCTCTATTGTATTCTACTCACATTTCACATTAATATCGATACTTGGAGACGTCCGGCTCCCAAGGTCATTTCCAGCTGCACAGTAATACCTCCCAGAATCAGAGACCTGGATGGAGCTGAAGACTGGTTGTATTTCTGTGCTGACAAGTTGACCATGTTGATCTTCATTCACCCTGTAAATGTTGTATTTAGCTGCTGGATTAGCATCACTGCTGCAGGTCAGAGTCACTTTAGAGCCTTCAACAGTTTCTGAGGGGGTCACTGACAGAACGGTGGTCTGTGGAGCATCTGGAGAAAACGTGAGAATAAAACTTCAGATGAAGCTCATGACTTTGCAACTTGAAGCTCAGAATcccaaatatgaataaatttacaaaaatgtagaGATAAATGGACTAAACTTGTGGCGTCGCATTCGAAATTTAGCAACAACTGTGAGCatttatgtaaatgtaatttattggtttcttaatttcaaagcttttttacatattattgtAATGAGATATTTATGTGCAGcattttgaggaaagagattaTTGTAATTTGAAATGTGACTGTAACGTTgcaacatttagaaaaagtGAATCACTGTGAATAAATACTTTCAGGCTGCACTGAGAATCTGATGGAAAATATGTGGAAAGAGCAACAGATTAGGGTGATGGGAAAGAGGCTTTTTTTCCCAACAGAAATTGCAAAAATTTACAATGTTTTGAACTTTTGAGAGATGCCTGTCAAATCAGTAACCATGACACATTTCTaggttgaattaaaaatattttcagatctAAACCTGCCAGgtgaattaattatttttctgttgaactaaatactttaaatattttcatgagACAAATACAGAGATACAAACTTACACACTGCAGGAGATGGAACATCCTCATGTCCTCTTATTGCACACTGATATCTGTGTGTGGTATTAAATGAGGACAGGAccaaattattgttattttctttgtttgctttccCATCCTCCAACCAGACGTAGGAAACTGAAGGATCCAGCTGACAGTCAGTGTGACATGTCAGCTGGATCCTGATTGGATCATTTAATCTGTTTACCTTCACCTGTAGATCTATGTGGAcaaaaaagttataattttatgaaaatcaCACAAATAGATTTATTTAGAGGTTAAACTGTAATATTTGCAACATCTTAAAACCAAATGACTTAAATTTCAACTGTTACCTCTGACAGATAAAGAGACTCCAGGTGAACCCATGTATTTTCCACCTTGTTGGTTTGTTATGAAGCTGAACCTGTACTCTTTTGAGTCAGTTTGACTCACATTAAAGATCTTCAGAGAGCAGAAAGTGTTAATGCAACTGTATCCCACACGACCTGAATAATCTGTGTCGTCTTTCAGATCCACAAAATCTCCATTAATCACTTTTGTAAACCAAACTGTTTTCACTATAACAATATTTATGTTGTTGTATTTGGCTGGGTAAATATATTTGCAGCTCATTTCCACCTTTGATCCTTTTAGGGCACAAATGGAAGAACGACTATAAGTCACTCCCCAAATATTCTGACCACAaacatctggaagaaaaaagacattaaataaacattaagtaGACTGtttatgtaaacatattttaatgattctgaaatacattttcaaaatgataaTATCTATCAACTAAAAGCTTTTAACACTTGAAGAATCCCGAGTCTCGTCTACAAAgtgtgaaacacaaaacatttatgtgCTCTTGACTTTCCACACAAAGttcaaatcaataatcaaagtTAATATCAATAATAAACTAACAGTGAATGTTTATGAAACCATAAGGCGATTCTTTCTGCACCTTTCAACTTGTTGCTGCCACCtagaaagaaaactggaaaactttttatattgtaaaaacaacGACTGTACTCTGCATGATGAACAATTAATGTATCAATATATTGTAATATCATCAGTGCTTATTAACAATAATCATCTAGGGCCAGTCCAAGGTTTCATGGGCCTAAAGCAGAATTGACCTTGTGGCCCCTCGTCCTGTGAAGAACATCACCATCATTAACAAGATTCAGTTCAGATCTGGTGGAGAGAGTCGAGTTTAACTGGCTGAATATAAAAGCAATCACAGATTATTGGTTATTAATTGACAAGATGATTAGTGAACAAACTgaactcaaagacaaaaaatgtttaaaacttcaaaCCTCAAATTGTAACTCCCTGTAATTCCTTGAAATCTTATGTTAAATGGTACACTATATTAAATTGGTTAATCTAATAATGTAGAAAGTATAGAAAACATCTTAATGGTGATTCTTAACCTCAATAAACTAATAGAACAATTTTAGatccattgtttatgttttggcCTCTATTTTAGCCTCAGATTGTCTCTGGCATCATCCATGTGGTGTAAAATAATAACAGCAGCTTTATCattataattatcaatattattATAGATGCATCAATGTAAAGCTGAAGAAAGTCTGATGAGGTGATTTACAGTCAGTGGTTCAGTTCTGTGTCTGGAGCTGCAGACGGTGTTTCGACATGATGAGtctcttgttgctgttttctttcaagATCTGACCACAAAGTGACTGTCAGATTAATCCAGGCTGAACAAGTAAACAACATGCTGCACTGttagaccttttattgtaattttacagtaacttactggcaacactgttgccagcaagttactgtaattaccattctacagtacctttactgttatgatatttcacagttaatttttactgtgagtGTGCTTTACAGTTATGACTGCtttactgtaaatgtattttataggaaagctggtctactgtaaacttgtttcacaacataatgtcagagttttactgtaaattaaagtttacatttctttaagataagaatattttaccataaaccgaaaaatttcataaaagaaattttagtccaagtactgtgaataacaggtatttattttcagcagatttgtagaaataaaatccatttacatatttgcaatgtcataaaaaaacaatgtcacaatacaatataatgtgctgtaaaacaacaaaaccatagaacacatttcctacaCCTGAAGATCTTTTATTccatttgtcaaacaaaatcagtgggatccatcttgtggaagctgaactgtaaagaataagacagacaatgtggGAGGTCATGAGATGGTCAGGAAGTTATCTACGTTTTCAAATCGACAGGAAGTTGACAAATTAAGCTGAAGTGACAATgttcacatgcataaaatctttgtcataaagcagcattaagttgataatttgttttaaaaaaaatcaattggactgaagtgataatagaagctgcataaagaatgagcaggactggcttcacttcaggtttttggattgtttatggcaaaagcagtcagtcagtcagtcttcagtaattcaaaagattgcgtactacaaatgtccccaaggggacgatgaagtacaacaatctttttagtcattttgttggtgctgatggattactgcaaaggtgtgcctaataaactgaaaactgcatagtataaaaatacaccacacttaaacgactacacacttatacatttctgtgatttattaagagatgcagcgacatccactttttaccacggacacagaaaagatgcaggctactctaaagggctattgtgtaggaatcacatggcatttataaataatcattaaaatcagattaaaaaggctaaagtaaagtcagagcatgcaagataggaggaaaagacaacaaaataataaacatttacatttggtaaaatacttacctagttggaagtcctccattcaaattcagcaagttGTTGGAAGAAGGTGGTGATCTGGGAGTTGACACTGACTACTTTCCTCTTGACAAGACTTCCCGTCTTGCAGCTTGTATCGACTTTGGCTGTGCATTTGGTACCAACATCTGGATTGATCCtcacaaagaatcttttaacagaaataaaatatattaattgtattttttaatgaagacgtacaatacagcaatcagctatggttcttcaccatcagtcaaactgtcataaatttaattcataaatggcttGGTGTAGAGTACTTGCCATTGTATCATCTCCAGCGTGGTGGATGCTGACTCCTGATACTCCAGATTGAAGACAGAATATGACCCAAGAAAGACAGCAAGGACGCTGGCAAAGTCATGTAGTTGCTCAGGCTGGAAAAATACCTTCTCCTCCATACTGACCATCCACCGGGTTGCAGACATCAagctatttcctaaaatagacaaacccttgtcaggctaacgctagtgagtaaaagtacagactaccataacaattacatacattgctacaaaaaaattatagtgatagaaaatattcctcttaccaagcatgattacccttggtgtagtgggtaaggtcatttccatttcaacagacatcttggtggaagatacctttaaaacataaaaggaaaactctcttaaatatgaattactggtagtaatttatatttaaagggccagttcacccagattacaacaggtttttgagAACCTCATCCCGGAGACTAGACTAGACTTTACCCCTACATCCTGCTACCACTCTGAAACAGCGGATGTGAATGACAGTTTGTggggctaaatgcattttttaaagcattacattccacaagtgttcagtctgacttctgCAATGGCGGTGACTCCTGTTTATGTGGgacctgaatgcagaaaatgttctgaaggaagcaggacattgctctattccacatgcaaaccgataattagctgtgtgttgatgtttcttcacatgaccacaaaattctgtaaattctgaagtacaaatgctgcagaatttacacCTGTACATAGTTGCACCTGTTAGTACTGACTTAACTGTAAATTTACAGGAgcatggtttaaacatgtgaacagtccttatatgtaaccagggttggaaattaacttttttgtccacctgccactgtggctgaacaaactcaaaaaataacagaaactactttaatttttttcacctttgtcctcatttacaaactcttatacactatgttggagatgtaatggtactttagcaggctaaccagctgtagcaagctcaaagttatagattaggttagctgctcctctacatttccagactattttgtggcttcaaatatgtttgaagagctttttacctgttgtcttgtcttttgaagagatgaagctatgttagcagtcagcaggacagaactgcacagccacttggagggaaaaagcttgggagtttaaaaaaaaaggtcatctgaagaaaagaaaaaaaaagaacaaagttagaaattcatccttgctgacctactgtagctaatctgcacttttaacatttgcaagatcatggtttaaacaaatgaacagtcattacatgtaaaaaaaaaaaaaaaagagaagggggGATCAATTATCAGTTAAGGTTATATTGTTCCACAAAGGATgtagcaacaatgctaacagacactcagcactgagctcatctcaacctaaagccgcccgaggaagattaagcggcaaaagtcaagctaaaaccTTCAACGGTAAAATTAGCACCTTAGCTAACGTTAATTCCGaaccagctcaaaaaataaccatcatattttcctttctttcacctcatttacagacacgtaacttataaggttgcaatatgccagttatataaaacaccagagttaGTAACGTAAAGGTAGTTATGTTACCAGGCTAACCAGCACAAACGAGCTCATGCTAAAATGCTAAGTTAtagcattatagcatgatgctataagttacgttaactccatctaaaatgtacatttccagactaggttttggcttcaaacagttttctaagaagtgttttttttacctgtcttgaagagctgaagcagtgtgagcccacagcacggagacagagctgcacttgcacttggagggaaaaagctgGTTGGAAGCGAAGCCACGCTTGATGACGTAGCTAGATAAActgcatgttaatgttagctaggatgtgaaaaaaacaaaagtacaagctctctttctgccttaacCCTCTGGTGCATAgcggtcactacagtggacagctgtTTAGAAGTCATTGTCTCCTAAATGCAGTGGCTTCTACGGTGGTATTGCATATCAGTCCTTAGAATGCTCTCTACTGCT carries:
- the LOC111608683 gene encoding B-cell receptor CD22-like; the protein is MGSPGVSLSVRDLQVKVNRLNDPIRIQLTCHTDCQLDPSVSYVWLEDGKANKENNNNLVLSSFNTTHRYQCAIRGHEDVPSPAVYAPQTTVLSVTPSETVEGSKVTLTCSSDANPAAKYNIYRVNEDQHGQLVSTEIQPVFSSIQVSDSGRYYCAAGNDLGSRTSPSIDINVKYAPRSPSVSQSPSGDIVVGSSVTLTCSSDANPAANYTWYKEGEKAQKASGEHFTITNIQNEHRGNYYCKVQNKIGHHNTSVSVTVVPGQPMSTITCRLALLILISMLVLITFRRTLKTMKKNTKLSDPVEMMEMRNAIEITE